One window of Phycisphaeraceae bacterium genomic DNA carries:
- a CDS encoding LysM peptidoglycan-binding domain-containing protein yields MTREHKLALIIGFTLILIVGVLVSDHLSGQRELKLASVAVDDERSTLGLGEAISPVLRWAEQNAREIAPAARIEPSPAAADPQQIAQTQTVQPEPVVAEPTFMVIEQGLQQPSRNNLEQAIRRAGTPTDSGAQRSTPANPEARVADRATPAVDPKDIQIYRIKEKDSLYSIARATYGDANLWKALAAFNEGRVGADGTVRVGATIKLPPKHVLTGEQPTSAQTRAPETKPEPKAAPKPTTAPATANVGTTHKVAKGDSLSKLAERYLGSKARADEILAANRDKISDPNQIKIDMVLRIPPK; encoded by the coding sequence GTGACCCGTGAACACAAGCTCGCCCTCATCATCGGATTCACGCTGATTCTCATCGTCGGCGTTCTCGTCAGCGACCATCTCTCCGGCCAGCGAGAACTGAAGCTCGCGTCCGTCGCGGTAGACGACGAGCGTTCGACCCTGGGGCTCGGTGAAGCGATCAGCCCTGTGCTTCGATGGGCGGAGCAGAACGCGCGTGAAATCGCGCCCGCCGCCCGGATCGAACCCTCGCCCGCGGCCGCCGATCCCCAGCAGATCGCGCAGACACAGACCGTACAACCTGAACCGGTCGTTGCGGAACCCACCTTCATGGTCATCGAGCAGGGGCTCCAGCAGCCCTCGCGGAACAACCTTGAGCAGGCCATCCGGCGTGCGGGAACACCGACAGACTCCGGGGCTCAGCGTTCGACGCCAGCCAATCCTGAGGCGCGAGTCGCCGACCGTGCCACTCCGGCGGTTGATCCCAAGGACATCCAGATCTACAGGATCAAGGAAAAGGACTCTCTCTACTCTATCGCGAGGGCCACGTACGGCGATGCCAACCTGTGGAAGGCGCTCGCCGCCTTCAACGAGGGCAGAGTCGGTGCCGATGGCACCGTGCGGGTCGGAGCGACCATCAAGCTGCCCCCGAAGCATGTGCTGACAGGTGAGCAGCCGACATCAGCCCAGACGCGAGCACCGGAAACGAAGCCCGAGCCCAAGGCAGCTCCGAAGCCCACGACCGCCCCAGCCACTGCAAACGTCGGCACCACTCACAAGGTGGCGAAGGGCGACTCGCTTTCCAAGCTCGCCGAGAGATACCTCGGCTCCAAGGCACGTGCTGACGAGATTCTGGCCGCGAATCGCGACAAGATCTCCGACCCGAACCAGATCAAGATCGACATGGTGCTGCGCATCCCGCCGAAGTAG
- the rsmH gene encoding 16S rRNA (cytosine(1402)-N(4))-methyltransferase RsmH: protein MSDRYSHIPVLLHEVLDALDPRPGQVYADCTTGLGGHALEIARRIGPSGCLILNDWDLGNLRRAEERIRASLGADSPEIQSFCANFAGFPKRITSSGRMADMVLADLGFASNQMEDPQRGLSFSREGPLDMRLASQDGAAPKTPGSSEPLPHSAADLVASLPVSELERILREFGEERRAGAIARKIDEERRTHPISTTSDLASIVRSAVGRSDSAGIDPATKTFQAIRIAVNDELGNLDALLHSVEAAMLGSSRSQWLAPGARVGVISFHSLEDRPVKKMFSSLRDRGLADDLLSGHVGPSGAEVEVNPRSRSAKLRAVRRR from the coding sequence ATGTCCGACAGATATAGCCACATCCCGGTCTTGCTCCACGAAGTGCTGGATGCCCTCGACCCTCGCCCCGGCCAGGTCTATGCCGACTGCACAACGGGTCTCGGTGGGCATGCCCTGGAGATCGCACGCAGGATCGGGCCGTCCGGCTGCCTGATACTCAACGACTGGGACTTGGGCAATCTCAGACGCGCTGAGGAGAGGATCAGGGCGTCGCTCGGTGCCGACTCTCCCGAGATCCAGAGCTTCTGCGCCAACTTCGCCGGATTCCCGAAGCGGATTACCTCCAGCGGGCGCATGGCCGACATGGTCCTGGCCGACCTCGGTTTCGCCTCCAACCAGATGGAGGATCCGCAGCGGGGGCTCTCCTTCTCCCGGGAAGGTCCACTGGATATGCGTCTCGCGAGCCAGGATGGTGCGGCTCCCAAGACGCCCGGGTCGTCTGAACCATTGCCCCACTCCGCGGCCGATCTTGTCGCGTCACTCCCCGTCTCTGAACTCGAGCGAATTCTCAGAGAGTTCGGCGAGGAACGCCGCGCCGGGGCGATCGCACGAAAGATTGACGAGGAGCGTCGGACGCACCCGATATCCACAACTTCGGACCTTGCCTCAATCGTCCGGTCCGCAGTCGGGCGTTCCGACTCGGCCGGCATCGACCCAGCCACCAAGACCTTCCAGGCCATTCGCATAGCCGTGAACGACGAACTCGGCAATCTCGATGCTCTACTCCACTCGGTTGAGGCCGCGATGCTCGGCTCTTCGAGGTCGCAGTGGCTCGCTCCGGGAGCCCGCGTCGGCGTCATCTCGTTCCACTCCCTCGAAGACCGCCCGGTCAAGAAGATGTTCTCAAGTCTGCGAGATCGTGGCTTGGCCGACGATCTGCTCTCCGGCCACGTCGGGCCCTCCGGAGCCGAGGTCGAGGTGAACCCTCGGTCGCGTTCGGCGAAGCTTCGAGCGGTTCGAAGGCGCTAA
- a CDS encoding DUF1570 domain-containing protein, producing the protein MRVIARGVSIGTATLALLTGCATTETSVSTPAMFADSTTETSAIRRGQGRYVVSRAPWTFEGAAGEVIETTTYRILTTVRPGLLLDRLPTFVESAIAAYTGSFGVLPAPSQRLETYVLATRPQWARLTESLMRERAGVYLRIQRGGYAADGRGVYFDIGVQDTLAIAAHEGWHQYTQTTFRDRLPIWLEEGIAAYMEGYRWDTLSDRPVFLPWSNVERYDALRSARESGKLMPLEALLVSEPGELLDRSASDPLVYYAQVWALVHWLRESEGGLRRESLERLLTDAAVGRMGQIVPMRVGSGQSGGRAVRSTAVFRTYFKEDIESASDSYRRFVERITRPGGKDLVVLGRSPFSG; encoded by the coding sequence ATGCGCGTCATCGCTCGGGGAGTCAGCATCGGTACCGCGACGTTGGCTCTTCTCACGGGGTGCGCCACCACAGAGACATCGGTCTCGACACCGGCGATGTTCGCTGATAGCACGACAGAGACCTCGGCAATCCGGCGCGGGCAGGGGCGGTATGTGGTCTCCCGAGCCCCGTGGACGTTTGAAGGTGCTGCGGGCGAGGTGATCGAAACAACGACCTATCGGATTCTCACGACCGTGCGTCCCGGGTTGCTGCTCGATCGCCTGCCGACCTTCGTCGAGAGCGCGATTGCTGCGTACACCGGCTCTTTCGGCGTTCTGCCCGCGCCCTCGCAACGGCTTGAGACATACGTGCTGGCGACTCGGCCCCAGTGGGCGCGGCTGACGGAGTCGCTGATGCGTGAACGCGCGGGGGTGTACCTGCGGATCCAGCGCGGCGGCTACGCGGCGGACGGGCGGGGCGTCTATTTCGACATCGGAGTTCAGGACACGCTCGCCATCGCCGCTCACGAGGGGTGGCACCAGTACACCCAAACGACCTTCAGAGACCGATTGCCGATCTGGCTCGAAGAAGGCATCGCGGCGTATATGGAGGGGTATCGCTGGGACACACTCTCGGATCGGCCGGTGTTCCTGCCCTGGTCGAATGTCGAGCGTTACGACGCGCTTCGATCCGCGCGGGAATCGGGCAAGCTGATGCCTCTGGAAGCGTTGCTTGTGTCCGAACCGGGAGAGTTGCTCGATCGGTCGGCATCGGACCCCTTGGTCTATTACGCGCAGGTCTGGGCGCTGGTCCATTGGCTCAGAGAGAGCGAAGGTGGGCTGCGTCGCGAGAGTCTTGAGCGTCTGCTCACTGACGCTGCCGTGGGACGCATGGGGCAGATCGTTCCGATGCGTGTAGGCAGCGGGCAGAGCGGTGGGCGCGCCGTAAGAAGCACAGCCGTGTTCCGGACGTATTTCAAAGAGGACATCGAATCGGCATCGGACTCATACCGTCGCTTTGTGGAGCGGATCACAAGACCGGGAGGCAAGGACCTCGTCGTGCTCGGTCGAAGCCCCTTCAGCGGCTGA
- a CDS encoding aldo/keto reductase, which yields MRTRPLGQSGIEASVIALGTWAIGGWMWGGSDEDEAVRAIHSALDRGINLIDTAPIYGFGHSEIVVGRALKGRRDKAVIATKCGMVCNTRAGELKMRSTASGPSEHGHIEVYIYNNPESIRREVEDSLKRLQTDRIDLYQTHWQEGVTPLEETMGALVRLREEGKIRAIGVCNASTTQMERYRSVGRLDSDQEKYSMLDRKLEAEQLPWCERNGVAVLAYSPLALGLLTGTAGPEREYAEGDMRRTHKRFSVENRTRIQALLSRFRPITDAHGCSLGQLVIAWTLAQPGVTHALVGARNEQQVSDNAGAADVRLTSDDLSRIATALAGFELV from the coding sequence ATGCGAACCCGGCCTCTAGGTCAGTCAGGGATTGAAGCCTCGGTCATCGCGCTTGGGACTTGGGCGATCGGCGGGTGGATGTGGGGCGGGTCGGATGAGGACGAGGCCGTGCGGGCGATTCACAGCGCACTTGATCGCGGCATCAACCTGATCGACACAGCGCCGATCTACGGGTTCGGGCACTCGGAGATCGTGGTGGGACGTGCGCTCAAGGGGCGGCGGGATAAAGCGGTGATCGCGACCAAGTGCGGCATGGTGTGCAACACGCGCGCGGGCGAGTTGAAGATGCGATCAACCGCATCGGGACCGAGCGAGCACGGGCACATCGAGGTCTACATCTACAACAATCCAGAGTCGATCCGACGCGAGGTGGAGGACTCGCTGAAGCGTTTGCAGACGGATCGGATCGATCTCTATCAGACGCACTGGCAGGAGGGGGTGACGCCCCTGGAGGAGACGATGGGCGCGCTGGTGAGGTTGCGCGAGGAGGGGAAGATCCGCGCGATCGGCGTGTGTAACGCGAGCACGACGCAGATGGAGCGGTATCGCAGCGTCGGGCGCCTGGACAGCGATCAGGAGAAGTACTCGATGCTGGATCGCAAGCTGGAAGCGGAGCAGTTGCCGTGGTGTGAGCGGAATGGCGTGGCGGTGCTGGCGTATTCGCCGCTGGCACTTGGGCTTCTCACCGGCACAGCTGGCCCTGAGCGTGAGTATGCAGAAGGGGACATGCGCCGCACGCATAAGCGGTTCAGTGTGGAGAATCGAACGCGTATCCAGGCCCTGCTCTCTCGGTTCAGGCCGATCACGGATGCACACGGGTGCTCGCTCGGGCAGTTGGTCATCGCGTGGACACTCGCGCAACCGGGCGTTACGCACGCGTTGGTCGGCGCGAGGAACGAGCAGCAGGTTTCCGACAACGCTGGTGCCGCGGACGTTCGACTGACGAGCGATGACTTGTCCCGTATCGCGACGGCGCTGGCCGGCTTCGAGCTGGTCTGA
- a CDS encoding PAS domain-containing protein — protein MPDADQTQPKQRRAISRWIYPFLVWMMVGVLLCFIPITYLGVKRLEAIGEKRDQAVSLLRARRALILEIVRAAEREPERPLSQATASMIESMLDDIARLGESEDGQATVMDDVRIRLRQATEAPRGTILEATIPALDELYVRDQEIVDAYRLQFARIGIQGPYSLLLLEGLAVIGLAGAAWIVTAEFRRRDRVESELRQSRERLADAERLAKLGHWQVDWVSKRVDFSDALHGILGIPREYFGNMLDEAFTVIHPEDRDRVRESISELSENPRPLFDQFRFIVDGETRVMFIRGTPVLDDQKRLVRVWGTAQDITDQVEAEHEIRRGEDRFRAISDYAPLVVFQCRPDGAKTYISPRWEQVTGQRTEHAIGWGWSELIHPDDKKRVIDSWREALETAAPWVHEYRIVRTDGKVRWLHVLASPILDEQREVTSYVGTAEDFTERRNAQRAALASQARFDAVIRASKQILYDWDPETNTVEIEGSAEDVLGLSTDVLRSLGKWALQVHPDDRERFNDEIARVKATREPFNLEYRMTRTDGTYIHVHDRGYFVQASDDKLHMIGLVADVSERKSLEIQFHQAQKMESIGRLAGGIAHDFNNWLTAIIGHARIARDAAIKPEVAASLDQILLAADSAADLTRQLVAFARKQIIEPKVCRPADVVDRARTLIEPLIGEGITLEVRASHDLLNFRVDPAQIQQVLVNLVINARDAMPDGGSITIELANTQVDAALARQLEGMQPGQYVQIAVTDRGSGIPAENIPRIFEPFFTTKEQGKGTGLGLPTVMGIMQQSGGHIKVESEVGSGTTFRLYFPAAKGSARADTDQSRQAGSTRTQAVADDAAPSETILLVEDQPLVRDLVREVLERRKYTVLLAGDAAEAMAVSDTHKGQIHLLLTDLVLPGMNGRDLAAEIERRRPGIRVLLSSGYTDRLAEIEPGLCFIQKPYSPDALAAAVRHAIDSPAATASSRA, from the coding sequence ATGCCCGATGCGGACCAGACACAGCCGAAGCAGCGACGGGCCATCTCCCGTTGGATCTACCCCTTCCTTGTGTGGATGATGGTGGGCGTCCTGCTCTGTTTCATCCCGATCACGTATCTCGGTGTGAAGCGTCTCGAGGCGATCGGAGAGAAGCGAGATCAAGCCGTCTCCCTCCTTCGTGCGCGTCGCGCTCTGATTCTCGAGATCGTTCGCGCCGCCGAGCGTGAGCCGGAACGCCCCCTCTCGCAGGCAACGGCCTCGATGATCGAATCCATGCTCGACGACATCGCCAGACTCGGAGAGTCCGAGGATGGACAGGCAACGGTCATGGACGACGTCCGGATACGCCTCAGGCAAGCGACCGAAGCGCCGCGCGGCACGATCCTCGAAGCCACGATCCCAGCCCTCGACGAGCTCTATGTCAGAGACCAAGAGATCGTCGACGCCTATCGACTGCAGTTCGCCCGCATCGGCATCCAGGGCCCTTACTCGCTGCTCCTGCTCGAAGGGCTTGCGGTGATAGGGCTCGCCGGCGCGGCATGGATCGTGACAGCGGAGTTCCGGAGGCGTGACCGAGTCGAGTCCGAACTGAGACAGAGTCGCGAACGCCTCGCCGACGCCGAGCGTCTCGCGAAACTCGGACATTGGCAAGTCGATTGGGTCTCGAAGCGAGTCGATTTTTCCGACGCCTTGCACGGCATCCTCGGCATCCCGCGCGAGTACTTCGGCAACATGCTCGACGAGGCGTTCACGGTCATACACCCTGAGGATCGTGATCGAGTGCGAGAGTCAATCTCCGAACTCTCTGAGAATCCGCGCCCCCTCTTCGACCAGTTCAGGTTCATCGTGGATGGCGAGACACGCGTAATGTTCATACGAGGCACGCCCGTTCTCGATGACCAGAAGCGATTGGTTCGGGTCTGGGGAACCGCGCAGGACATCACAGACCAGGTCGAGGCCGAGCACGAGATTCGGCGTGGCGAGGACCGCTTCCGGGCCATCAGCGATTACGCTCCGCTGGTGGTCTTCCAGTGCCGGCCAGACGGCGCGAAGACATACATCAGCCCGCGATGGGAGCAGGTCACGGGCCAGCGGACCGAACACGCGATTGGCTGGGGATGGTCGGAGCTCATACACCCCGACGACAAGAAGCGCGTGATCGATTCGTGGCGTGAGGCCCTCGAGACGGCCGCGCCATGGGTGCATGAGTATCGGATCGTTCGCACCGATGGCAAGGTGCGTTGGTTGCATGTGCTTGCGTCTCCTATTCTGGACGAGCAGAGAGAAGTGACCAGTTACGTCGGGACAGCGGAAGACTTCACCGAGCGCCGCAACGCTCAGCGTGCCGCCCTCGCGTCTCAGGCCCGTTTCGATGCGGTCATCCGCGCCAGCAAGCAGATTCTGTACGACTGGGACCCCGAGACAAATACTGTCGAAATCGAGGGCAGCGCAGAAGATGTGCTCGGCCTTTCAACTGATGTCCTTCGATCGCTCGGCAAGTGGGCACTCCAGGTCCATCCAGACGACCGAGAGCGTTTCAATGACGAGATCGCCCGTGTCAAGGCAACCCGAGAGCCATTCAATCTCGAGTATCGAATGACGCGAACCGACGGGACGTACATCCACGTTCACGACCGCGGCTACTTCGTTCAGGCAAGCGACGACAAACTCCACATGATCGGCCTCGTTGCCGATGTCTCCGAGCGAAAGTCACTCGAGATCCAGTTCCATCAGGCCCAGAAGATGGAGTCGATCGGACGCCTCGCGGGTGGCATCGCGCACGACTTCAATAACTGGCTGACCGCGATCATCGGACACGCCCGAATCGCAAGAGACGCCGCGATAAAGCCCGAAGTCGCGGCCTCGCTCGACCAGATTCTGCTCGCCGCCGATTCCGCAGCCGACCTCACACGCCAGCTCGTCGCCTTCGCGCGAAAGCAGATCATCGAGCCCAAAGTCTGCCGCCCGGCGGATGTAGTCGATCGTGCTCGCACACTGATCGAGCCGCTCATCGGCGAGGGGATCACGCTCGAAGTACGAGCTTCCCACGACCTTCTCAACTTCCGCGTCGATCCCGCCCAGATCCAGCAGGTGCTCGTCAACCTCGTGATCAACGCGCGTGACGCCATGCCCGATGGCGGGTCGATCACCATCGAACTCGCAAACACGCAAGTCGATGCCGCCCTCGCACGCCAACTCGAAGGAATGCAGCCGGGTCAGTACGTGCAGATCGCCGTTACCGACCGCGGCTCCGGCATCCCCGCAGAGAACATTCCCCGCATCTTCGAGCCCTTCTTCACGACCAAAGAACAGGGGAAAGGGACCGGGCTCGGGCTGCCGACCGTCATGGGGATCATGCAGCAGAGCGGGGGCCACATCAAGGTAGAGAGCGAGGTCGGTTCGGGAACAACCTTCAGACTCTACTTCCCGGCAGCGAAGGGGTCGGCGAGGGCCGACACGGACCAATCCCGACAGGCGGGTTCTACACGCACCCAGGCCGTTGCCGACGATGCCGCGCCTTCCGAGACGATCCTCCTCGTGGAGGACCAGCCGCTCGTCAGAGACCTTGTCCGCGAGGTGCTGGAACGAAGGAAGTACACGGTCCTGCTCGCAGGTGATGCAGCCGAGGCGATGGCCGTTTCCGACACCCATAAGGGCCAGATCCACCTCCTCCTGACCGATCTTGTCCTACCGGGCATGAACGGGCGCGACCTCGCGGCCGAGATCGAACGCCGCCGCCCCGGCATCCGGGTGCTCCTCTCATCCGGATACACGGACCGGCTCGCCGAGATCGAGCCCGGACTCTGCTTTATCCAGAAACCGTACAGCCCGGACGCCCTCGCAGCAGCGGTTCGGCATGCGATCGATTCGCCCGCCGCCACCGCATCGAGCCGCGCCTAA
- the lipB gene encoding lipoyl(octanoyl) transferase LipB, whose translation MGRFRDHHDPEARSTQGTRRSMAELPFQSVDLGRMAYGEALEVQRHHLEEVLAARESGAPEIGRVLLVEHPPVITISARPDAARHLVADPSTLQAKGVRVEQTDRGGDITYHGPGQLVVYPILDLNTLGLRLHDYMRLLEAATIDVCRQWGVSAVRDPVATGVWITKGEADETPHAKVCAMGVRVRKWISMHGLALNVATDLSHFQLIVPCGLVGRPVTSLQDVLGDRCPAMGDVKQAMCASLGRHIRDRINVMDLGGREGSGD comes from the coding sequence ATGGGCCGTTTCAGGGATCATCACGATCCCGAGGCGCGTTCCACGCAGGGCACACGTCGCTCGATGGCAGAACTCCCATTCCAGTCTGTCGATCTCGGCCGGATGGCCTACGGGGAGGCCTTGGAGGTCCAGCGTCACCATCTTGAAGAGGTCCTGGCCGCGCGTGAGTCCGGTGCTCCAGAGATCGGCCGCGTGCTCCTTGTCGAGCACCCGCCCGTGATCACGATCTCCGCCAGGCCAGATGCTGCGAGGCACCTCGTCGCGGATCCGTCAACGCTCCAAGCGAAGGGCGTGCGTGTCGAGCAAACCGACCGTGGGGGGGACATCACCTACCACGGCCCCGGACAACTCGTTGTCTACCCGATTTTGGACCTCAACACGCTCGGTCTGCGCCTGCACGACTACATGCGACTGCTCGAGGCGGCGACGATCGATGTCTGCCGGCAGTGGGGGGTCTCCGCAGTCCGCGATCCAGTAGCAACGGGTGTCTGGATCACCAAAGGCGAAGCCGACGAAACGCCTCACGCGAAGGTCTGCGCGATGGGCGTCCGGGTACGAAAGTGGATCTCCATGCACGGGCTCGCGTTGAATGTCGCGACCGATCTGTCGCACTTCCAACTGATCGTTCCGTGCGGCCTTGTCGGACGTCCGGTCACGTCGCTCCAAGACGTACTCGGAGATCGCTGTCCAGCGATGGGGGATGTCAAGCAGGCCATGTGCGCCTCGCTCGGGAGGCACATTCGAGATCGCATCAATGTGATGGATCTTGGGGGACGAGAGGGCTCGGGCGATTAG
- a CDS encoding penicillin-binding protein 2: protein MTHDSRAESRANLSTMVACACMAIAMVAAALRVVQLQVQPPSKLAEHIQARVTRATLPGVRGEILDRRGRLLSTTRIGYRAFIDPTVFPDPPEAAIIRLADALGVPPEKVGEPLMAKIAQNDSKLAQVQPPEPPEPLTLSSMLRQVFGRDSNEPSDLDEGDTPRLARYVAVGSVLDEDQIATVKSLKIPGVYLERRDIREYPGGPLVASVVGKVGVDPKWSIGAERILNQGLLGQSGKAEYVRDAQGRPLWVEPGHWSPAKRGQDARLSIDLELQRIAHEELMRGIQDADAAGGRCIMLDPLTGEVLAMVDIVLDRDDVVPFAWEPKDPVARRPNPVSGSARPRYKTLTEDPGRRIHPALARNRCIEDVYEPGSTFKSFIWAVITERGFAKPAEIFDTEGGRWFTSYGRYIEDVTKRDVMSWQDVLVNSSNIGMVKAGERMSFQQMHEAVTRFGFGSRTNIGLPGEGAGIVTPARRWSKYSQTSVPIGHEVAVTPIQMVRAFATFARPGELAGTLPDVTLRAVDHDSLTIPVINRVLPSDVALLTRATLSGVTHNVENRMRVQARRSGSESELAAANQWRYSIFGKSGTAEIPLGKAPDGMRRPRGSSGYFDGQYNSSFIAAGPTEEPRLVCLVVIDDPGPKRVRERTHYGSMTAGPVVRRAMERALTYLGAPPSPRHDNTAGSLASTRN from the coding sequence ATGACGCACGACAGCAGGGCAGAATCTCGCGCGAACCTCTCCACCATGGTCGCGTGCGCCTGCATGGCTATCGCGATGGTGGCAGCCGCCTTGCGTGTTGTTCAGCTGCAGGTCCAACCGCCGTCAAAGCTCGCTGAGCACATCCAGGCCCGCGTGACCCGGGCGACCCTTCCAGGAGTTCGAGGCGAGATCCTCGACCGTCGGGGTCGGTTGCTCTCAACCACACGCATCGGATATCGCGCCTTCATCGATCCGACAGTCTTCCCCGATCCGCCCGAGGCCGCGATCATCCGGTTGGCCGACGCGCTCGGCGTACCGCCCGAAAAGGTCGGTGAGCCGTTGATGGCGAAGATCGCGCAGAATGACAGCAAGCTGGCCCAGGTACAGCCCCCTGAGCCGCCCGAGCCCCTCACCTTGTCGTCCATGCTGCGCCAGGTATTCGGGAGGGACAGCAACGAACCCAGCGACTTGGATGAGGGCGATACTCCGCGTCTCGCGAGGTACGTCGCGGTCGGGAGCGTGCTCGATGAGGATCAGATCGCAACCGTTAAGTCGCTCAAGATCCCCGGCGTTTACCTTGAACGCCGCGATATCCGCGAGTATCCCGGCGGTCCGCTGGTCGCATCGGTTGTCGGCAAGGTCGGTGTCGATCCGAAGTGGTCGATCGGTGCAGAGCGGATCCTGAACCAGGGTCTGCTCGGGCAGAGTGGCAAGGCGGAGTATGTCAGAGACGCGCAAGGCCGTCCGCTCTGGGTCGAGCCCGGTCATTGGAGCCCCGCCAAGCGAGGGCAGGATGCCCGACTCTCGATCGACCTTGAACTCCAGCGTATCGCGCACGAAGAGCTGATGCGTGGCATCCAGGATGCCGACGCCGCGGGCGGGCGTTGCATCATGCTGGACCCTTTGACGGGTGAAGTCTTGGCGATGGTCGACATCGTGTTAGACCGCGATGATGTTGTTCCGTTCGCGTGGGAGCCAAAGGATCCAGTGGCGCGTCGGCCGAACCCGGTGTCGGGCTCCGCCCGGCCTCGCTACAAGACGCTCACCGAAGATCCCGGACGCCGCATCCACCCCGCTCTGGCTCGCAATCGCTGCATCGAAGATGTCTACGAGCCCGGTTCGACCTTCAAGTCGTTCATCTGGGCCGTGATCACCGAGCGTGGCTTTGCCAAGCCGGCCGAGATCTTCGATACCGAAGGCGGGCGCTGGTTCACGAGCTACGGCAGATACATCGAAGACGTGACAAAGCGTGACGTCATGTCGTGGCAGGACGTGCTCGTGAATTCGTCCAACATCGGCATGGTCAAGGCGGGCGAGAGAATGTCCTTCCAGCAGATGCACGAGGCGGTCACTCGCTTCGGGTTCGGATCCCGTACCAACATCGGTCTTCCCGGCGAGGGCGCGGGCATCGTGACCCCCGCACGCAGATGGTCGAAGTACAGCCAGACCTCGGTGCCGATCGGACACGAAGTCGCCGTCACGCCGATCCAGATGGTCAGGGCGTTCGCGACATTCGCAAGGCCGGGTGAACTGGCAGGAACACTGCCGGATGTCACACTCCGAGCCGTAGATCACGATTCACTCACGATTCCGGTCATCAACCGCGTCCTCCCTTCGGATGTCGCGTTGCTGACACGGGCGACTCTCAGCGGCGTGACGCACAACGTCGAGAACCGCATGCGCGTCCAAGCTAGAAGATCCGGATCTGAGAGCGAGCTGGCGGCCGCGAATCAGTGGCGGTACTCGATCTTCGGGAAGTCGGGAACCGCCGAGATCCCGCTCGGCAAGGCGCCGGACGGCATGAGGCGCCCACGCGGTTCGAGCGGCTATTTCGATGGCCAGTACAACTCGAGCTTCATCGCCGCTGGTCCAACCGAAGAACCCCGCCTCGTATGCCTGGTCGTGATCGACGATCCGGGGCCGAAGCGGGTTCGCGAGCGAACGCACTATGGATCAATGACAGCCGGCCCCGTCGTTCGGCGCGCCATGGAGAGAGCCCTCACCTATCTCGGCGCGCCCCCCTCTCCACGTCATGACAACACAGCGGGCTCGCTCGCCAGCACCCGAAACTGA
- a CDS encoding OmpH family outer membrane protein, producing the protein MRTYERAGLWIAVSVAIILAFNLRIPERAATAQPTNQIIRVATVDMFQLLESMIDSDRYKPARDARDAEIKSKYDALLAELKSLETKIQLIPQGTPEFQATMSQGQAKEMERQQFAQQVGRDQDAFVASQVKEAYALVHAAVNESAAQLGYTHVFTTRTSATNMKGDSLAPVMQEILARPLVRTSTTDDITDKVRARLGLPEKPAATDDAGTANGGR; encoded by the coding sequence ATGCGCACGTACGAGCGAGCCGGTCTGTGGATTGCTGTCTCCGTGGCGATCATCCTCGCCTTCAACCTCCGCATCCCGGAACGCGCAGCGACCGCACAGCCGACGAATCAGATCATCAGGGTCGCGACTGTTGACATGTTCCAGTTGCTTGAGTCGATGATCGATTCTGACCGTTACAAGCCCGCTCGCGATGCGCGGGATGCCGAGATCAAGTCGAAGTACGACGCGCTCCTTGCTGAACTCAAGTCGCTCGAGACCAAGATCCAGCTCATCCCGCAGGGAACGCCGGAGTTCCAGGCGACCATGTCGCAGGGACAGGCGAAGGAGATGGAGCGTCAGCAGTTCGCTCAGCAGGTCGGGCGTGATCAGGATGCCTTCGTGGCCTCTCAGGTCAAAGAGGCCTACGCACTTGTGCATGCTGCCGTCAACGAGTCGGCGGCCCAACTCGGGTATACGCACGTCTTTACAACCCGGACGAGCGCGACCAACATGAAGGGGGACTCTCTCGCCCCGGTCATGCAGGAGATACTGGCTCGGCCGCTCGTTCGGACCAGCACGACGGACGACATCACCGACAAGGTGCGAGCACGCCTTGGTCTTCCTGAGAAGCCGGCGGCAACTGACGATGCCGGCACGGCCAACGGCGGACGCTAA